In Panicum virgatum strain AP13 chromosome 4N, P.virgatum_v5, whole genome shotgun sequence, a single window of DNA contains:
- the LOC120670931 gene encoding homogentisate geranylgeranyltransferase, chloroplastic-like has protein sequence MRPTGTQCRHSSVLKLRCNAATHPQHNFNIDQFEEIGIEVTKKVRAFYWFCRPHTIIGTILGITSVSLLPMKSIDDLSVTVLWGFLEALASSLCMNIYVVGLNQLFDIEIDKVNKPTLPLASGEFSMRTGVSLVVAFLVMSISIGIRSKSAPLMCALLVSFLLGSAYSIDVPLLRWKRHPFLAASCILVVRAILVQLAFFTHMQQHILKRPFAPTRSVVFATLFMCCFSAVIALFKDIPDVDGDRDFGIQSLSVRLGQQKVYRLCINMLMTAYTAAILVGASSPNLYQKIATVFGHGLLAFVLWQRARQFDITNKTCITPFYMFIWKLFYAEYFLIPFI, from the exons ATGAGACCGACAGGGACACAATGCAGACATTCTTCAGTCCTCAAACTCAGATGCAATGCAGCTACTCATCCTCAACATAATTTCAATATCGATCAATTTGAGGAAATTGGCATAGAAGTCACGAAGAAAGTGAGAGCTTTCTATTGGTTTTGTCGGCCCCACACAATCATTGGCACT ATACTAGGCATTACTTCAGTGTCCCTCCTACCAATGAAGAGCATAGATGATTTAAGTGTGACAGTTCTATGGGGATTTCTTGAG GCTTTAGCCTCCTCTTTATGCATGAACATTTATGTAGTGGGGCTGAATCAGTTGTTTGACATTGAAATTGACAAG GTCAACAAGCCAACTCTCCCATTGGCTTCTGGAGAGTTTTCAATGAGAACTGGAGTATCATTAGTTGTGGCATTCTTGGTCATG AGCATTAGCATTGGAATAAGATCCAAATCTGCTCCATTGATGTGTGCCTTGCTTGTCAGCTTCCTTCTTGGAAGTGCCTACTCTATAGAT GTTCCATTGCTCAGGTGGAAGCGACATCCCTTTCTCGCTGCATCCTGCATACTTGTTGTGAGGGCTATATTGGTTCAATTAGCTTTCTTTACACACATGCAG CAACATATTCTGAAGAGGCCCTTCGCGCCAACAAGGTCGGTGGTGTTTGCAACATTGTTTATGTGTTGCTTCTCTGCAGTAATAGCTTTATTCAAG GATATCCCTGATGTTGATGGAGATAGAGATTTCGGCATTCAATCTTTGAGTGTACGGTTAGGTCAACAGAAA GTGTATAGGCTCTGCATTAATATGCTCATGACAGCATATACAGCTGCAATTTTGGTAGGAGCATCATCTCCAAATCTGTATCAAAAGATTGCCACT GTGTTTGGTCATGGCTTGCTCGCTTTTGTGCTTTGGCAGAGAGCACGACAATTTGACATCACAAATAAGACATGCATCACGCCATTTTACATGTTCATTTGGAAG TTATTCTACGCCGAGTATTTCCTCATACCATTTATTTAG
- the LOC120671532 gene encoding plasma membrane ATPase 4-like isoform X2, whose protein sequence is MWNPLSWVMEAAAIMAIVLANGGVRTRGRPPDWQDFVGIVTLLFINSTISFIEENNAGNAAAALMASLAPQTKVLRDGKWSEQDAAILVPGDIISIKLGDIIPADARLMDGDPLKIDQSALTGESLPVNKMPGDSIYSGSTCKQGEIEAVVIATGVHTFFGKAAHLVDSTNNVGHFQKVLTAIGNFCICSIAVGMLIEVIVMYPIQHRQYRDGIDNLLVLLIGGIPIAMPTVLSVTMAIGSHRLSQQGAITKRMTAIEEMAGMDVLCSDKTGTLTLNKLTVDKNMIEPFVKDLDKDAVVLYSARASRTENQDAIDASIVGMLADPREARAGIQEVHFMPFNPVDKRTAITYIDSDGTWHRISKGAPEQIIELCRLREDLSRRVHAIIAKFADRGLRSLAVARQRVPECSKDAPGGPWQFLAVLPLFDPPRHDSAETIRRALNLGVNVKMITGDQLAIGKETGRRLGMGTNMYPSSSLLKDGDTGGLPVDELIEKADGFAGVFPEHKYEIVRRLQERKHICGMTGDGVNDAPALKKADIGIAVADATDAARGASDIVLTEPGLSVIISAVLTSRAIFQRMKNYTIYAVSITIRVVLGFLLLALIWRFDFAPFMVLIIAVLNDGTIMTISKDRVKPSPMPDAWRLQEIFATGVVLGTYLALATVLFFWAVRDTTFFTDTFGVRHIGDSTEELMAAVYLQVSIISQALIFVTRARSWFFVERPGLLLVAAFLAAQLVATLIAVYADWPFARIKGVGWGWGAVIWLFTIVTFFPLDVFKFAIRYFLSGKQWNNVFDNKTAFTNELDYGKSKREAQWAIAQRSLHGLQQPEASGLFNTDNTNDFIELSEIAEQAKRRAEIARLRELHTLKGHVESVVKLKGLDIDTIQHNYTV, encoded by the exons ATGTGGAACCCGCTCTCCTGGGTCATGGAGGCCGCCGCCATCATGGCCATCGTCCTCGCCAACGGAGGGGTGCGtacgcgc ggGAGGCCGCCGGACTGGCAGGACTTCGTCGGGATCGTCACGCTGCTCTTCATCAACTCCACCATCAGCTTCATCGAGGAGAACAACGccggcaacgccgccgccgccctcatgGCCAGCCTCGCGCCCCAGACCAAG GTGCTGAGGGACGGCAAGTGGTCGGAGCAGGACGCGGCGATCCTGGTGCCCGGCGACATCATCAGCATCAAGCTCGGAGACATCATCCCGGCGGACGCGCGGCTGATGGACGGCGACCCGCTCAAGATCGACCAGTCGGCGCTCACCGGCGAGTCGCTCCCCGTCAACAAGATGCCCGGCGACAGCATCTACTCCGGGTCCACCTGCAAGCAGGGCGAGATCGAGGCCGTCGTCATCGCCACCGGCGTCCACACCTTCTTCGGCAAGGCCGCCCACCTGGTCGACAGCACCAACAACGTCGGCCACTTCCAGAAGGTGCTGACGGCGATCGGCAACTTCTGCATCTGCTCCATCGCGGTCGGGATGCTGATCGAGGTCATCGTCATGTACCCGATCCAGCACCGGCAGTACCGCGACGGCATCGACAACCTGCTCGTGCTGCTCATCGGCGGGATCCCCATCGCCATGCCCACCGTGCTGTCGGTGACCATGGCCATCGGGTCGCACCGGCTCTCCCAGCAGGGCGCCATCACCAAGCGCATGACGGCCATCGAGGAGATGGCCGGCATGGACGTGCTCTGCAGCGACAAGACCGGCACGCTCACCCTCAACAAGCTCACCGTCGACAAGAACATGATCGAG CCGTTTGTCAAGGATCTGGACAAGGACGCCGTAGTCCTGTACTCCGCTCGAGCTTCGAGAACCGAGAACCAGGACGCCATCGACGCGTCCATCGTCGGCATGCTCGCCGACCCCAGGGAG GCCCGTGCCGGCATCCAGGAGGTTCACTTCATGCCGTTCAACCCCGTGGACAAGCGCACGGCCATCACTTACATCGACTCCGACGGGACATGGCACCGCATCAGCAAAGGCGCGCCGGAGCAGATCATCGAGCTGTGCCGGCTCCGGGAGGACCTGAGCCGGCGGGTGCACGCCATCATCGCCAAGTTCGCCGACCGCGGGCTGCGGTcgctggcggtggcgcggcagcgCGTCCCCGAGTGCAGCAAGGACGCGCCGGGCGGCCCGTGGCAGTTCCTGGCCGTGCTCCCGCTCTTCGACCCGCCGCGGCACGACAGCGCCGAGACCATCCGGCGCGCGCTGAACCTGGGCGTGAACGTGAAGATGATCACCGGCGACCAGCTGGCCATCGGCAAGGAGACGGGGCGGCGGCTGGGCATGGGCACCAACATGTACCCGTCCAGCTCCCTGCTCAAGGACGGCGACACGGGCGGGCTCCCCGTGGACGAGCTGATCGAGAAGGCGGACGGGTTCGCCGGCGTGTTCCCGGAGCACAAGTACGAGATCGTGCGGCGGCTGCAGGAGCGGAAGCACATCTGCGGGATGACGGGCGACGGCGTGAACGACGCGCCGGCGCTGAAGAAGGCGGACATCGGGATCGCGGTGGCGGACGCCACggacgcggcgcgcggcgcgtcgGACATCGTGCTCACGGAGCCCGGGCTGAGCGTGATCATCAGCGCCGTGCTCACCAGCCGCGCCATCTTCCAGCGGATGAAGAACTACACCATCTACGCCGTGTCCATCACCATCCGGGTGGTGCTGGGCTTCCTGCTCCTGGCGCTCATCTGGCGCTTCGACTTCGCGCCCTTCATGGTGCTCATCATCGCCGTGCTCAACGACGGCACCATCATGACCATCTCCAAGGACCGCGTCAAGCCGTCCCCGATGCCCGACGCCTGGCGCCTGCAGGAGATCTTCGCCACCGGCGTCGTGCTCGGCACCTACCTGGCCCTCGCCACCGTGCTCTTCTTCTGGGCCGTCCGCGACACCACCTTCTTCACGGACACGTTCGGGGTGCGGCACATCGGCGACAGCACGGAGGAGCTGATGGCGGCGGTGTACCTCCAG GTGAGCATCATCAGCCAGGCGCTCATCTTCGTGACGCGCGCCCGGAGCTGGTTCTTCGTGGAGCGGCCGgggctgctgctggtggccgCCTTCCTGGCGGCGCAGCTGGTGGCGACGCTGATCGCCGTGTACGCCGACTGGCCGTTCGCGCggatcaagggcgtgggctgGGGCTGGGGCGCCGTCATCTGGCTCTTCACCATCGTCACCTTCTTCCCGCTGGACGTCTTCAAGTTCGCCATCCGCTACTTCCTCAGCGGCAAGCAGTGGAACAACGTCTTCGACAACAAGACGGCCTTCACCAACGAGCTCGACTACGGCAAGAGCAAGCGGGAGGCGCAGTGGGCCATCGCGCAGCGCTCGCTGCACGGCCTGCAGCAGCCCGAGGCGTCGGGCCTCTTCAACACCGACAACACCAACGACTTCATCGAGCTCTCCGAGATCGCCGAGCAGGCCAAGCGCCGCGCCGAGATCGCCAG GCTACGGGAGCTGCACACGCTAAAAGGCCACGTGGAGTCTGTGGTGAAGCTCAAGGGGCTGGACATCGACACCATCCAACATAACTACACCGTCTGA
- the LOC120671532 gene encoding plasma membrane ATPase 4-like isoform X1, translating to MASLEDLKNENVDLESIPIQEVFAVLKSSPHGLTSNDGASRLQIFGPNKLEEKKESKLLKFLGFMWNPLSWVMEAAAIMAIVLANGGGRPPDWQDFVGIVTLLFINSTISFIEENNAGNAAAALMASLAPQTKVLRDGKWSEQDAAILVPGDIISIKLGDIIPADARLMDGDPLKIDQSALTGESLPVNKMPGDSIYSGSTCKQGEIEAVVIATGVHTFFGKAAHLVDSTNNVGHFQKVLTAIGNFCICSIAVGMLIEVIVMYPIQHRQYRDGIDNLLVLLIGGIPIAMPTVLSVTMAIGSHRLSQQGAITKRMTAIEEMAGMDVLCSDKTGTLTLNKLTVDKNMIEPFVKDLDKDAVVLYSARASRTENQDAIDASIVGMLADPREARAGIQEVHFMPFNPVDKRTAITYIDSDGTWHRISKGAPEQIIELCRLREDLSRRVHAIIAKFADRGLRSLAVARQRVPECSKDAPGGPWQFLAVLPLFDPPRHDSAETIRRALNLGVNVKMITGDQLAIGKETGRRLGMGTNMYPSSSLLKDGDTGGLPVDELIEKADGFAGVFPEHKYEIVRRLQERKHICGMTGDGVNDAPALKKADIGIAVADATDAARGASDIVLTEPGLSVIISAVLTSRAIFQRMKNYTIYAVSITIRVVLGFLLLALIWRFDFAPFMVLIIAVLNDGTIMTISKDRVKPSPMPDAWRLQEIFATGVVLGTYLALATVLFFWAVRDTTFFTDTFGVRHIGDSTEELMAAVYLQVSIISQALIFVTRARSWFFVERPGLLLVAAFLAAQLVATLIAVYADWPFARIKGVGWGWGAVIWLFTIVTFFPLDVFKFAIRYFLSGKQWNNVFDNKTAFTNELDYGKSKREAQWAIAQRSLHGLQQPEASGLFNTDNTNDFIELSEIAEQAKRRAEIARLRELHTLKGHVESVVKLKGLDIDTIQHNYTV from the exons ATGGCGTCGCTCGAGGACCTCAAGAACGAGAACGTCGACCTC GAGAGCATCCCGATCCAGGAGGTGTTCGCCGTCCTCAAGTCCTCGCCGCACGGGCTCACCTCCAACGATGGCGCCAGCCGGCTCCAGATCTTCGGCCCCAACAAGCTCGAGGAGAAGAAG GAGAGCAAGCTTCTCAAGTTCCTGGGGTTCATGTGGAACCCGCTCTCCTGGGTCATGGAGGCCGCCGCCATCATGGCCATCGTCCTCGCCAACGGAGGG ggGAGGCCGCCGGACTGGCAGGACTTCGTCGGGATCGTCACGCTGCTCTTCATCAACTCCACCATCAGCTTCATCGAGGAGAACAACGccggcaacgccgccgccgccctcatgGCCAGCCTCGCGCCCCAGACCAAG GTGCTGAGGGACGGCAAGTGGTCGGAGCAGGACGCGGCGATCCTGGTGCCCGGCGACATCATCAGCATCAAGCTCGGAGACATCATCCCGGCGGACGCGCGGCTGATGGACGGCGACCCGCTCAAGATCGACCAGTCGGCGCTCACCGGCGAGTCGCTCCCCGTCAACAAGATGCCCGGCGACAGCATCTACTCCGGGTCCACCTGCAAGCAGGGCGAGATCGAGGCCGTCGTCATCGCCACCGGCGTCCACACCTTCTTCGGCAAGGCCGCCCACCTGGTCGACAGCACCAACAACGTCGGCCACTTCCAGAAGGTGCTGACGGCGATCGGCAACTTCTGCATCTGCTCCATCGCGGTCGGGATGCTGATCGAGGTCATCGTCATGTACCCGATCCAGCACCGGCAGTACCGCGACGGCATCGACAACCTGCTCGTGCTGCTCATCGGCGGGATCCCCATCGCCATGCCCACCGTGCTGTCGGTGACCATGGCCATCGGGTCGCACCGGCTCTCCCAGCAGGGCGCCATCACCAAGCGCATGACGGCCATCGAGGAGATGGCCGGCATGGACGTGCTCTGCAGCGACAAGACCGGCACGCTCACCCTCAACAAGCTCACCGTCGACAAGAACATGATCGAG CCGTTTGTCAAGGATCTGGACAAGGACGCCGTAGTCCTGTACTCCGCTCGAGCTTCGAGAACCGAGAACCAGGACGCCATCGACGCGTCCATCGTCGGCATGCTCGCCGACCCCAGGGAG GCCCGTGCCGGCATCCAGGAGGTTCACTTCATGCCGTTCAACCCCGTGGACAAGCGCACGGCCATCACTTACATCGACTCCGACGGGACATGGCACCGCATCAGCAAAGGCGCGCCGGAGCAGATCATCGAGCTGTGCCGGCTCCGGGAGGACCTGAGCCGGCGGGTGCACGCCATCATCGCCAAGTTCGCCGACCGCGGGCTGCGGTcgctggcggtggcgcggcagcgCGTCCCCGAGTGCAGCAAGGACGCGCCGGGCGGCCCGTGGCAGTTCCTGGCCGTGCTCCCGCTCTTCGACCCGCCGCGGCACGACAGCGCCGAGACCATCCGGCGCGCGCTGAACCTGGGCGTGAACGTGAAGATGATCACCGGCGACCAGCTGGCCATCGGCAAGGAGACGGGGCGGCGGCTGGGCATGGGCACCAACATGTACCCGTCCAGCTCCCTGCTCAAGGACGGCGACACGGGCGGGCTCCCCGTGGACGAGCTGATCGAGAAGGCGGACGGGTTCGCCGGCGTGTTCCCGGAGCACAAGTACGAGATCGTGCGGCGGCTGCAGGAGCGGAAGCACATCTGCGGGATGACGGGCGACGGCGTGAACGACGCGCCGGCGCTGAAGAAGGCGGACATCGGGATCGCGGTGGCGGACGCCACggacgcggcgcgcggcgcgtcgGACATCGTGCTCACGGAGCCCGGGCTGAGCGTGATCATCAGCGCCGTGCTCACCAGCCGCGCCATCTTCCAGCGGATGAAGAACTACACCATCTACGCCGTGTCCATCACCATCCGGGTGGTGCTGGGCTTCCTGCTCCTGGCGCTCATCTGGCGCTTCGACTTCGCGCCCTTCATGGTGCTCATCATCGCCGTGCTCAACGACGGCACCATCATGACCATCTCCAAGGACCGCGTCAAGCCGTCCCCGATGCCCGACGCCTGGCGCCTGCAGGAGATCTTCGCCACCGGCGTCGTGCTCGGCACCTACCTGGCCCTCGCCACCGTGCTCTTCTTCTGGGCCGTCCGCGACACCACCTTCTTCACGGACACGTTCGGGGTGCGGCACATCGGCGACAGCACGGAGGAGCTGATGGCGGCGGTGTACCTCCAG GTGAGCATCATCAGCCAGGCGCTCATCTTCGTGACGCGCGCCCGGAGCTGGTTCTTCGTGGAGCGGCCGgggctgctgctggtggccgCCTTCCTGGCGGCGCAGCTGGTGGCGACGCTGATCGCCGTGTACGCCGACTGGCCGTTCGCGCggatcaagggcgtgggctgGGGCTGGGGCGCCGTCATCTGGCTCTTCACCATCGTCACCTTCTTCCCGCTGGACGTCTTCAAGTTCGCCATCCGCTACTTCCTCAGCGGCAAGCAGTGGAACAACGTCTTCGACAACAAGACGGCCTTCACCAACGAGCTCGACTACGGCAAGAGCAAGCGGGAGGCGCAGTGGGCCATCGCGCAGCGCTCGCTGCACGGCCTGCAGCAGCCCGAGGCGTCGGGCCTCTTCAACACCGACAACACCAACGACTTCATCGAGCTCTCCGAGATCGCCGAGCAGGCCAAGCGCCGCGCCGAGATCGCCAG GCTACGGGAGCTGCACACGCTAAAAGGCCACGTGGAGTCTGTGGTGAAGCTCAAGGGGCTGGACATCGACACCATCCAACATAACTACACCGTCTGA